Proteins encoded by one window of Vitis vinifera cultivar Pinot Noir 40024 chromosome 10, ASM3070453v1:
- the LOC104880613 gene encoding uncharacterized protein LOC104880613 → MQIKVGALKSLEEGHEREGVRGDCFLLSELWKAYATWSGFGAESPFILENGNTVIQFYHPTLSALQIYTTQPYTSLSDSEGSTAGSSDQEMEEGFEATEDDALTAQLENGQKTRDHLGHLYLHYNEESDPDKRPPFFVKINELADTYPALMTLKSTDLCPDSWVAVAWHPIYSIPEVRKVGELRASYVTYHMLSTSGSL, encoded by the exons ATGCAGATAAAAGTAGGTGCACTTAAAAGCCTGGAGGAAGGGCATGAGAGAGAGGGCGTGAGGGGCGATTGTTTCTTGTTGAGTGAGTTGTGGAAGGCTTACGCCACTTGGAGTGGTTTTGGGGCCGAGTCTCCATTTATCCTGGAAAACGGCAACACTGTCATCCAATTCTATCATCCCACACTCTCAGCTCTCCAAATTTATACTACTCAACCCTATACTTCCCTCAG tgACAGTGAGGGTTCAACTGCAGGCAGCAGTGACCAGGAGATGGAAGAGGGTTTTGAAGCCACAGAGGATGATGCTCTCACTGCGCAGCTGGAGAATGGCCAGAAAACAAGGGATCACCTTGGCCATCTCTACCTCCACTACAATGAAGAGTCGGACCCAGACAAGAGGCCTCCATTCTTCGTTAAG ATCAATGAACTGGCTGACACATATCCAGCTCTAATGACTCTCAAGAGCACAGATCTCTGCCCTGACAGTTGGGTGGCCGTTGCTTG GCACCCTATATATTCTATCCCAGAAGTGAGAAAAGTGGGGGAGTTAAGAGCATCGTACGTGACTTATCATATGCTGTCCACTTCCGGTTCTCTCTGA